The DNA sequence CATACGTTTGGTCGTAAACAACGACTACTTCGCTTCTCAACCACGCACTTCAGTGTGTACGACTCGATTTATTCAAGACTAAATTTAGAATCGTCGCAGACAAGCCTTTGCTTAGCTTTGATCTTGATGTATCTATTCAGGTTGTGGGATGGATTGTATGGATTAATTATTTCGATACGCGACACACGACTGTGTTTGACCAGTTCGACTGTTTTTCAATCGGGTTAATGCATTATCATCTGTGGTCTAAAAGTAGATGTTCGGTGAGGCTAGCCAGTTACACTTGACCTTTCCGCTAGAGTCTGCGCACGgatttggtcaagaaaatggagcaagcgaactgagaagaaacccacactacactacaaaagcatccggaagaaatttccaaaagttgcaaggtagactttgtttcaatttatatttcatcaaattcgtTGGCCAAAACCGAATCAATCAAATGTAGATAACAGAGAAGATGATCGAAAATACTTCTGAAGCTGATATTCTCAATCTCAAGCCTCTTTGAGCCAAATACTGGAgccctcaaaattttcaattttgcaatttttttgaaacttgcctCGGATGTCTTTAATACCCATTGCCAGATTTTATAAACTAGGAGAGTGGCTCAaccatctgtatgaatttcatttgtattggTTCTCATGCACCCGAGAAgcagactcgtttatttttacttcttgagagtgaattttttggtaaaaacatCGACGTCTGGTCGACGTGATTAAGtgcggttaccatggcaacgatacacCTGCCAATTCAAATATAGCTGTTTTCGTTCATCCCcccaggtaacctacctccgcataaaaaatgaaggggggttataatttttcatttccaactttgcttcactttcccggagaattgctcttaaagaaaaaaaggaccaAGACTATTGAAAATTCAAGTCAGATCATGAATCATATTAGGTTGTTCCAGGCGAAACAGGGCTCGAAAAAATACCTTACATTCCAGAAATGGAGAGTTTTAGAAAAGGGAAAGTTAGTCATTCTTGCGCATTATGTAAGGGGTTAATAAGGCAAATTGGTAAATGGGTAATTTGCTAATTTCAAAGTAACAGAATCGGAGGAAATAAGATGGTATTCAAAAGCACTGCCATTTTTgggcatttttcaaaacacaGAGTGTAAGTGCTGCAGTTCGTGTATATTTACATACTGCTAAATACATTACTAGTGCCCTATACGTTAGCCTAGCATGACATCTTTACCGTGTTTAGATTCAGTTTGGGCTTGCAGTGAGAAAAAGGTTCTCGTTGTGGTTATCGCGTGTCGCATCAGCGGAGGAAGTACTAAAATTTAACAACTAGGTGAGCTTATTTGGCTTCACTCCAGTACATGAGATGTATTAAAGCCGCCACCTTGTTGACGTGTAGGCGAAGCatcaaaaagttttaaaagtgTTTGTATGGGGATCCGATGTCAGATAATTTCGTTTTACGTTAGCCCAGAAAATTTatgtttatgtttatttttgtttaaggTACAGGGCAAAAGATTATACCGACCACATTTTAAGGGACTATCCTTTGAGGTTGCCGGGTAGCATACCGAACAACTTCAAACTTTTAAACGTAACTTTCACTTCTTACAAATCGAATGTGGATAAGTGTTGGCTGCAATCTTATTTCCGTCACTTTGCAAACTGGCTGTAATACTTGAATTCGTGTCTGGTATAGCGATCATTCTGCTATCGGGAGCAGAACAAACAGAAAGTTAAGTAAGGAACGACAAACTCCACTATGTTGGTGATGAAGTTCGGCTATGGCGGAAGTTAACCAGTAGGCGTAGGCGGGTTTGCATTTAGGTGAATTGACCACATACTCAAATCGACAACAATATtcgggttagggttagggcaACCCTATCAAAGGTTATTCCCATAAAATTGGTTGGTAAAATCCTTTGCCTTGTACCTTTTGTTCACAAATCATAAATATTGGATGACAGATCCTTATGCAAACACTCTAAATACCCATCAAGATGGTGACTGTGATAAGGTCTCTAGAAATAGGATTTATAATTGCTCTTTACAGGTACCTACTGTGTATGGgattgataattattatagaatACTGGGCCCACTTATTTGAAGTTACTATTGCATTTATAGACAAAAGGTACCTTCCTGAACATTCCTGTGCTATGCCTGTAGTGCTAATTTAGGAGACCCACTTTGCTGtcgaaaatttccagattgcCTGGCTAGGCACTTAATTAATATCAACAAAAGTGAAGGTAATTTCTTCTTATTAGTAACAGAAAAATCCATAAATAAGTTTTGATCTATTGGTATATTGATTTCCTGTCACAACTGTTTAAATCAattatagagaataatacatgcgCACGCAGAGAttggaatttctctttgagtgttcaactcgatattgAGTTGGACACAACAAGAGAAATTTCGTATTTCGAAGCagccatgtattattttgtttattatataaagatcttactaacaagaaaaaGCTGTCTTAATTcacataatttttaaaaagagaaCACATTGCCATTCATTCTTGGTGCTAAATAGAGTGAGTGGCGtgccagcagctgattggctatcttaaacacatgaaaaattatcataattttacGGTTTtgctcagtggtggaaatccctataaagcacctcattttttgttttaaaataaaaatagattaatagttaacaattattcaccaaagtggaggtgaatagtggtggatatatccACTTCTATtcaccgacactgaggtgaataattgttttagtatgtaccacacaagttgaataaattgcGGACCGATAATGGAAAAAGGCTTATTTAGCAGTGGACTTCTCAGGTGTCAATCAAGGGCTGCCCGAATGGCGGTAagcgattttttattgtaaaatgtcccgtctcgccttcttgccgacaaataaaacttttgcaggcacttgttaagttgctgcggtgtcatttcctcaatggttgagttgaattcctcttgttcttgaaaccaagctgaaaaacatcagatgtttcattgttttcattctgattttagtgctcgacagttttcgtaaacaaggcattgtattttgattttttgccttataatatgaggctggagagattaaataacttaccattaaatactttgttgccatttttatgtttttcggtacagcctcctcgttcattgaaagaatttccttttcagaagtcgaagcgaaacgggaagccattttgtttctcttcggctgctcggaggtgaatagcacttggataatcacctccgggctagccaatcagcgcgcgccaaaagcactattcacttgtgtggtatatactaataattattactaattaTGAAGTGTGAGGTAGCATGTacagaaataaacaaaacaaagcaaaacaataacatgGTACACTGTAGTGTATAACTAGACAGGAGGTCATTCTCAGGCTTTGGATGTATGCAAGTGATATTTAAGTGTGTCTCTAAAGCTTTGGAGAGATGAagcattttttatctttaaaattgttttgttcctACAAATTATCAACTGCACCAAATCTGACTCTGAATTTGCCATAATTACACATATTTCTTGGctgagagaaaaacaaattttgctttgaTCTTGAATGTGTTTGATATTGGTGGGCATCTCTGATATTCATGAAACAGAAATTATAAATACCAGGAAGCAAATTGTGTTGACCGGCCTGATTGCCAGTGTTATAATCCTTAACACTCTTTTCTGTAAACAGTTAAGTTTATTCAGATAGGTTCCTCTTCATGAAATTGCATAGTATGACAGAATGGTGGGAATAATCAAACAATTGTAAAGACATTTTAAAGTATTCAAGGTAAGATAGAAATgagctttggaaataaaacatttctaaAGCAACTTTTGGTGAAGTTTAGTTGATGAAAAGTTCCACTGCAAGTGTCAatctataattatttatttatgaacACCCACAAATTTATGGTGATAATTCCACTCTTGTTGCTGACagcattaaaaacaaaagcaagggGAACTTGTAGTGTAATTATTGCAATATTGTATCTGCCTTTACTTTTTAGTGAGTGAAGTATCTGCTAGAACGTAGACTTTTAATTAACCTTGCTTGTTTGTACAAGCAACACCTCAAGTTAACATTGAATTCTCGGCATGTGCACAATGTCAGATGGTTGCATGAGTACGTGAAACCGACTGTGCATTTTCAGAACTGTACACTCATACTCAGTCATGATCCGATCTAAAGGTCTCTAATGACAAACATAAAACTTCCTTTTAGTAATGCTACATGCAGAGTTGAAGCAAAATGCATTCACAGATTTGATTTTAGGAGTGGCTAAGTTTTAGGTCAGTGGTTAGAGTTTTGGCAGAGGCTATGGTCTTTTTGCAATGATCAGGTTTACATGTAGTTTTCAGCAGGCCTAGGGTTAGCCAGTTATTGGAAGTGTTCATTTTGGATTCTCTTAACTATAAGTCATTCTTTGGCACTGTTATGGAAAATagacaaagaacaaaaataattagGGCCATGCTTTCACATTTATCATAATGATTCTCTTGCAGACTTCACAGACCAGTAGCAGTAAATAAAGCCATGTTATTGTTGCTTTTCTGTGCCACTGGGAACCCAATTTTAGTGATTGTTTGCTTACTGCatgggaagaaaaataatcccTGAACTATGGGCCTTTAACAATAACTTTGCTGCTTCTTAGCTGATCCTTCTCTTATTCAACCCCTTGGACCATGCAGGCTGCATATTCACCAGTGATTCTGGTGGATATTCTGATGTGTATTTTTCAGACATGGAAAAGAACTTTCATGCACTGTAATAGTTTTGCAAGTCTTTGTTATTGGTGTTTAAATATTTGAGAATTCATTGAGTTTAATGATAGTTAATTAACTAATAAGAGTTGATGTGTATCAGTTGTTGTCAATAATCCATTGTCAATgacagtaataatattattcaaagtGGGAGATGCAAGCTCTCCCACCCACCTCTCTCAGATGATTAACTCTCTTAATTGTTTAATGTTACTTGTTTATCCACATATAGTTGTAAATTACTTTCATATGGTGGCATCCAATACAACTATGGTTCTCAGTTGTATATGTAATTGACTACTCAGTGAGCCTTGACACAGAAGCTGTGCCCTTTTGAGAGATTAAGGATTTTCCAACTAGTTGCTGGGTATTGAGACTGCCATGGAAGCCTTGGGGCTATTTAACAACTAATTTTGAGTATTTATATAAGTTTTCTAATTAACTTACAGGTATTTTTCATGGTGTGATCAGAGGTCATCATTAGGTATTGGCAGAATGGAAGACAAAGTCTTCAACCAGAGGCTGTATGAAAGACTTGTAGATGTCATTGGCACTGAAGAGAACATTCACTCAAGGCAGGATATCTTCAGAATTATAGATAAAGTAAATGCCTTTGGTGATAAAGACTCTATATCAGTTTCAAGTGGTAGCCTTCCAGAAGGATTTGACCTGGAGGGAAGTGATGAAGATATCACTTTGATCCTAAAGAATATTGATGTAATTCCTGCCAAGACAGAGGTTAAacaaagtgaagataatttAAATGTATTCATGGAAGTTGACAAAGAACATAAGAGATATGTAAGTCTTTACTTACCTGAAGAAGTAGAGAGTTTTGTGACCACCAAAGGAGATTCAGAGCATCCAGAACTGTGGTATGTAAAGAAGTCTTTAGAGCATGTAAGGGGAAAGTGCATTCTTTCTAGTTCCAGGTTTAGGGAGCAGTTTTCTCGAGCAGGCCTTTCTGACCATGGGCCATGTTTGACTGATGGCGAACGtgatttttgcttttgcttgcATGGGTCTGTCTGGCCAGAGATTGCCAAGCATCGACTTTTGGAATGTAAAAGCAAACGATGGATCACTGAAGAGTTTGCGGCAGACCTTCTATCAGAAGGCTGCCTTTATGTTCCCGTTGGCCCACATGTTGAAGCACCACAAGACAGTGATTCTCAAAAGTTATGGAGAATGTCATTTGTGATGACAGAGAAAAGATTTGTCAAAGCAATGAACCATATCCAGTTTTTGTGCTATGGACTTTTAAAGATAGTCCTCAAAGAGAGAATTGCAAACGAACTTACAGATAAGATCATTTCTTCATATGTACTGAAAACATGCCTCTTCTGGCTGATAGAGGAAACTGACAACGAAGAGCAAGTTTGGAATCAAGATAATTTATATTCCTGCTTCTTGAGGTGCATCAgaaaattgattgattgggTAGAGGCTTGTAACTGCCCCAACTATATTCTGCCTTCCAGCAACATGTTCTTTGGAAAAGTCACTACCAGCAACAAatctgacattttgaagatacTGCTGGAGGTAAAAAATGGTGGCTAtgaatttctttcttcatgTAAAACTTTGGGTCAATTTAAGATTACACCCAGAGTGACAGAAGCTGAACGAGAAGCCAAGTTGGATTTGATGTGTAGCAGAGTGCTAAATATTTATCCCTTTGATGACAGAGATCTTCTTGAACGAGCTCTTGAAGCCTTGGAGAAAGAGTACAGTCAGGAAACAAGGCCTTTTCAAAAAGAAGTGATTGGAATCCAGATTGCAAGACTTTACCGATATCTGGCTCAGATGATTCATGTTCCCAAAGGTGTTGAAAGCAATGAAGAATTGAGATTTCAGCAGGAATGCCTCCGAAAAGGAATCACAGCCGAACGACTCTCAGGATTGATTCAGCGTGCGTCTTTTCATGTCAGAAGGGGACACTATCATGTAGCCATTGAAATATTAAATTCTGTTTCCCAAGAACTAAATCCAAAGCGTGTGGGTGTGATTCTGCGAAGAAAAGCAGAGTATTCATCGGAAGAAGTAGATCACTATACTAAGACATTTTGTGGGCAAGGTCTAAGTCTGCATTTCAAGTGGTGTACGGCAGTAGTTGgggattttgttttccttgatGAGTCCGCTACAGTGCCAGAAGATTTTCAAGTAAAGGAGATTGTGAGGCCCCTTTGTATAGCTCCTCCAGCTGTGTACTTACATGCATtgctatttttgtgttttcactATTTAAGTGATGTGCAAAAAGCACAGGAAACACTGGAAACTCTGGAACATATCCTAGAAATAGGGTACTTAATCCGGAATGGTCGTTATTCAGATGCATGTATGATTGTTGGAGCATGCTATGAGACATGCAGCGATTACATTAACGCAAGGCGGTGCTACCAGAAGGCGTGCAATGTAGGTCTGGTTTCCCCAATGGCGAGATATCGCCTTGATCGTCTTGAGAGAGATCTGATAACTTGAACATTGTGACAGTATTATTCGCAAGAAAGGAGTAGATGTTTGTTGTGACTCCGTTTAAAGAATGCTCTGAGACCCAGGTACATCTAGCCTCGGTgggatgaaaaaaattcgGAGGAAGCTCTGCAtgacaaatttccaaaaacaagagaaacctGCTGTAGGTAGAATAGCTGCCAAGGCAGGGTGCCACCTCAACAGACCGTTTTGGATCCTGATGTAGTTCTCAACACCCAGGTACTTTCCGTGAAACGCTCTAAACACAAATGATAAAACAGATGGCATCAGATTTGTCATTTATGGGTAGGCCTGTCCCGGTTGCGGTGGGCACGTTTTTGAGCACTTTTTTGATTTTGGAACACTGTTCCACACCTTGAGCACTCTTGATCATGTTTGCgctttttttagcaaaattgGGGCACTCTTTCGTATTCTCGCACCATTTTGGGCACCATGACATTCTTCGTAATTTGGGCAAGTTTAGAGCAGTGCGTCGTTTTTGGAATGAATGCCTGTTGTCAATGAAATGCATTTGTGTATTTTACAAAATTGCGTTTTGCAAACTTGTCGAGacaattgaatttgaaatggttGTTCAGGGGAAACGTGTTTGCTTCGGCGACTTCCAACAGCCTTGCTCGTTTTATGTGAAGagtcggggggggggggggggatcgAACGGTGAACAAGAGTCGAGGAACCAGTCAATCTTTTTTCATTCTGCATGGAAGCAACATTATTACATTCAAAATGCAAGTGATGGACGCTATTAAATCAGCCgtttagtttattttatttggattaattttgtgatttttttttcccttcgagagatatctttttttttgcgatcATACACCAGAATTTTTTGATGACCTGAAACGTCATGTGTAATTTACTATTTGACACCAGCTTTCAAGGTTACATGTAATTTACTAGTTGGATGTACACTTCGGCAAACTAGATTTATCTTTAAGTGCAAATACGGTCAAttgcttttcaaattttataaCTTAACTGTACTGACACGGAACatgagtgaaaaacaccctcAAAATCCCAGCTTTCTTTGCTAGCATTTCGCTGTTCCTATTTTAAAAAGCTAGTGAGCGCATATGAATCAATTGAATAGAATGAGCAATACATAAAACACCATAATCTGACAATCTCACATTATCCCTAAGGCAAAACAGTATACATGCACACAAGTTACTCTATCGATAAATTTAACGAAATTGACAATTCATATTGACAGGAAATGTAaggatttttaaagaaatggtGATATATTTGCTCAACCCACGAGAAACAATTAACCCTACTCTTTAAATTACTTATCCAGTTGAacatttagtaaataaaccccctTCCGGCGgctggtaataataataaggataatgcccaaggctgaaagatAATCCAATAAAATTATCAGTTTGACGAGAAGCGGAGCTTCGAGGGcaactttgaaattttgagggcAATCTTTCAGCCGACGCCATTATCCTCCGATAAACCAGCAAGccggaaaaaataaaatccgACAACGGATATTAAATAGGAAGGCGGATATTCTCTGATCAAGGTCATCGTCCGATCttgtatcacgtgatcagttttatcaaATCAGAGCCCGCAGAAAGTGATCGGTGGGTTACAATGACTGATATCCTGACATGTGAGTATTGTGTGTACTTCAAACCAATTACGGTTTTTCCTCGATGTGTTCAGTTCAATTAGGTCAGACTCTTGCAGTGTTCCAGTTGATGTATGAGAGAGAAACCGGCTTTGCTACTTTCAATCAACATTCGACtgaaaaagatttttgttCGTAGGTCACAGTTGTGATCAAAGCGAAGTGATTATTATAAAAAGGCCCCTTACATCGAGAGATGCAAGTAAGTATCGAATACATATCAATATTTTATTGAATTACACACGACCTGTGTTTACCTGAAATGCTATGCAATTTATAATTAGTTTGGTAAAGGTGACGCTGACATCATCCTGGCCATGGTCCTCTCCCTGTTACCAGACAGTACGGATCAATTGctgttttttggttttgtttgttactAGCCGTTTGAGGGAAACGGGAAAAAAAGAGTTCATCTCGCTGCAAAAAGCTGTGGCCCCGCCTTTAATATTAAGATGGAAGAGCACTTACGTCATTCATAAGAAATCCGCTGTGATCGTGTGCAATTTTCTTATTCTTTTTCAGGGCGTATACTGTCTGTTTCTTATTCTCGGTTTCTTTTCATTGACACGATTTTGCACAAGCGAAGCTGCTGGCCAATGCACGACACAATTTTCCATTTATGGCAAAGCACTGATAGGTCACGTGTTTGCTTCTGCGCCTTCCATCAGCCCTGTTCGTTGCTTTGTAAGGTGTCAAAGGGAAAAGATATGTCAGAGTTTGAACTATGTAACGACAGAACACATCTGCGAGCTAAATAATCGAACCAAAGAGGCTCAACCGCAGAAACTTATCACAGATCCAGCGAGATTGCACCTAACTAATGGACCTTTAATGCGGGGTTGGATAGGATCATCTTTTATAGCCAAAAATATGTTCAGTAAGACAATAGTTCCATAGCAAGATGGACATCAAATTATATCACCCGGCCACTTGCAAATCTCTGTCTCGCCCTTTTCCTCTCTCTTTTCCCTCTATCATCACACCTGGcgctttattttcctttttatctcTCCAGTCCCTCTTGGTTCCATTCCTGAACTACCAGCTGAATCTTGTGCTGAAATCAAAGCGAGTGAAGGTGAAAGAGTGGTCAGCGGTACAGTTTGGTTGGATCCCACAAACTCAGGAAAAGCTGTCGTGGCTCAATGTCATATGGAAACGAAAGGTGTGTAGTCACATCTTTGGCTTGATTGACTGAACTTTTCAGGAGTAATTCGTGTTTTTGAATGCTCTTTTTAGTTGCAGATTTTTGCATTGAATCTCTCTGTCAAAATGGAGCAACGTGTGTGTCTTTACAAGCAAGTTACACTTGCACTTGTTCACCGGGGTGGACTGGCACCTACTGTGAATTTCCACATGGTGAGAATTTAAGACGTGTTTAGATATATGGGGATCGGGTGCTTACCGTTCGCTGGATGTAAGTGACCACTGCCTGGTGACAACAGGATTGTTTACGATTTATGACGTGGATAGCAAGAGCACTAAGAGAGATTCACTTTACATTAACAACTCTCTCACACTGTTAAGGCGGAAAACCGAATTTCCCATGACCCGTGCCAAACGTAATTTTCGCGATCAAACTTTTATATGCTTAATGAAGTGTTGTCCCCGCCCATTCTGATGAGATGATAACTAactaaaaatggaaattaataTAACTCTcttctttacaattttcttgaaacaaaagtGGCTTTAAAAGTTCTGCAATTCTTCAAGACAATGGATCCAGGAATTATTCCAATGAACTGTCCAATTTTCTGAAGCCAGTCGTTCAAGGCCTTAGCAATTACACTTGGATAAGGTGTTTTCATGAAGTGGAGGACGGTTGGGACATTAGCAAATGTCTTAAGAAAAGTCACATTGTGGTTATTTTGCGAAAGGATAATTACATATTTGGAGGATACACGAGTTTATCGCCGTTCTATACAAGTAAGCATAGTGCtggcaggagccgatgagtaggagcatgcaactcccatacttaccctatgtcacggcattccTACCGaccgatctatttttagtacaacttttcttttgtgaaagaaaggcagttccggtccagtgaagCGCTGAccaatctaaaaataaatcgggcTATGAAAACACCGTGACAgcaatatagtggagttgcatgctcctactcatcggccaCTGGTGCTGGTTGATtcaattttgctttgattCTTACCTTAGCAAGAATCACGATTTCTCTATAGAAAATTGGAGTCGTTTAGGCGACATGCTGTCAGAAAGTATACCCACGCAAGTCAACAATGCTTTTCGCACATGCTGATTGGTTGACGTGCTGATTGGCTGGCTGGCCCGCAGGCGATCGGCAAAATACGTGCTATTCACCCTCGAGCAGTCGCAGAGAAGCAAAAtgacttcttgcaggcgtTGTGTTTCTGTTAAAAAGTTTTGATTCAGCATTTGTGGTGCGGAAACTGATCAATGTTTTAGCATCAACATTTGGTAAACGTTCATTTTGTCCAGGTTCCTTCGAGTTTATGACCTGTTATTTCTTTATATGAGTTTTCCTGATAGTGTCATAGTCTCGAGCGAAGCACATCATCGTTTTATCTCGTTGTTTTCTAGGTGGTCAGGCCTGCTCCTATTTGACCGACGAATACGCGTTCCTATTTTCATTGTACAACATCATGGGATATCGTCCAACGAAGCTAGGTTTTCGTATTCAAATGTGTGAATATGCTGTCATGAAATGTCATGTTGGTCTTGTAATATTTGGTAAGGGACATGACTTAGTCATCCACGCAGGCAGTAAGAGAGGTACTGGTACTACTAAGCCTGGTACCTATTCCACTCCTACCGGATGTAAAACAGGTAATCTGTGCAATTTCTTTGCCGGAAGTAATCCCTTTCAATTGAGTGACATGGAAGTATTTTATCTAAGTTTAAGTTAGAGATATAAAAGATTGTGATTATTTTCACTACTactgattttttctttgtttccttgttttaattttttgtcctGGATTCGAAACTCAGAAAAATCTGAGTGTCCCAAGCAAGGAATAGAACTTATTACTCCATGATCACTATACTAGGTTGTGAATGCCGTTTTTGCAGCCGGACATGTAGCTTATAGAGCTACTTTGCAAACACCCCACTGAAATAATCTCAAAGCAACCAAATAATTTATCTACAGCCAGTTGGCTTTGCACAAGCTTAGTAACGGAGTTGAACTAGTTGCACCTCAGTGGAATAAAACGAGCTGTTTACCTTAGTGAGTCTTGAACACACCATCGCCGGGGCTAGGATCCAAACCACTCGGCCACATCGTCTCCTCCCCAGCACAATTTCAGTTGTCCTTTATATGTCCATGAGCTATTGGAAAATTGTTAGAATTGCTGAGTATGTTCCAGTCATGGGCAGAAATCTGTTGCTGTTCAACGGTTGAAGGCACAGGCTCAgattcttgaaaaattacCCAGTGCGCTTGGTTTTTTTCAAGGGCTGTGAAGATATTGGGaaaaatgcaaagtaaaagaCCTTTGATCAATTTCCCGGCAGTTTTTAATCAGAAAGATTGGGCAACTGTTTCGAAATTGCACGCAccaaaaatttccaaaacacatgtttGGTCACGCAATGGATAGTCACGCAACGCATTGCAGTCGTGTCCCACTAGTGTTCTCGCAGCCTTGTTCTATTGTTCTTCAACCAATCAGCTTCTTTTAATCTGCAAATAAGCGTAGAAGCCAGGCCTGTACTCGACAAAGCGGCTTtgaataggccagtttcgtattctaacggttggactggatttagcatgaaatggaggcaaaTGCgggaaaattaatttgcatttaaaaagatttgcccgcattagcctccatttcatgctagatcaaGTCCatccgtgagaattcgaaaatggtctattcagCGCTCAATGCTCGTGAGAAATGGTCGCTTAACCTTGCCCAAACTCCTTTTCACCGTGACCAAATGCAAAAATTGGAGATCAAGAAAATACTTCCAAACTCTATCCTGGCGAGGAACTTCTTTTACTCCACAGCCTGTCTTCAAAATGGACATGTCTGACAGAGGAAGGGTCACCCTTTCGTCACAAGAAGTGGGAAAACTGTTGCCGTAATGTTACAGCCTCGTAAATTACAACGAAATTTTGGCATggaccttattccaaaatggtggcCAATAAATGGTTCTTTGTTTGCATGTCAATTAGCCCCtttgcctcgtcaacatgtataaaaacaacagaattttgaagtgaaaatgaggctaaGAGAActaataaacatgcaaaccATAGAATAAAtctattggccgccattttggaataaggtccattttcaagcaatttacTGTGTTTGTATGGGAACCAGGATGACTCTTGTATGGGGACGACAACTGATGCTCAGGAACTCTGTAGTTTTGGGTCAGGACAGTGAAACTCGGCAACGGTCATCTCCGCCCTCGTACGATTAATTTAAGATGTGTGCATGTATGAATTTGTTGTTTAGTGGAGTAGAATTTGCCAATTATGTTTTATCCCCATACAAATCCTAATAGCGTAcgacatttttcaaaggacGAAATGATAATTGCG is a window from the Acropora palmata chromosome 1, jaAcrPala1.3, whole genome shotgun sequence genome containing:
- the LOC141879102 gene encoding uncharacterized protein LOC141879102, whose protein sequence is MEDKVFNQRLYERLVDVIGTEENIHSRQDIFRIIDKVNAFGDKDSISVSSGSLPEGFDLEGSDEDITLILKNIDVIPAKTEVKQSEDNLNVFMEVDKEHKRYVSLYLPEEVESFVTTKGDSEHPELWYVKKSLEHVRGKCILSSSRFREQFSRAGLSDHGPCLTDGERDFCFCLHGSVWPEIAKHRLLECKSKRWITEEFAADLLSEGCLYVPVGPHVEAPQDSDSQKLWRMSFVMTEKRFVKAMNHIQFLCYGLLKIVLKERIANELTDKIISSYVLKTCLFWLIEETDNEEQVWNQDNLYSCFLRCIRKLIDWVEACNCPNYILPSSNMFFGKVTTSNKSDILKILLEVKNGGYEFLSSCKTLGQFKITPRVTEAEREAKLDLMCSRVLNIYPFDDRDLLERALEALEKEYSQETRPFQKEVIGIQIARLYRYLAQMIHVPKGVESNEELRFQQECLRKGITAERLSGLIQRASFHVRRGHYHVAIEILNSVSQELNPKRVGVILRRKAEYSSEEVDHYTKTFCGQGLSLHFKWCTAVVGDFVFLDESATVPEDFQVKEIVRPLCIAPPAVYLHALLFLCFHYLSDVQKAQETLETLEHILEIGYLIRNGRYSDACMIVGACYETCSDYINARRCYQKACNVGLVSPMARYRLDRLERDLIT